From the genome of Deltaproteobacteria bacterium, one region includes:
- a CDS encoding FHA domain-containing protein yields MTSERDRGDARTRSTKVHEVGRAAAGVVRGFALEGVDGPSAGLAFQAGGARVTIGANPSCDVVLDDPTVSRFHCEIAIDGGRARVRDLGSRNGTIVDGVGVVDAFLKTGSTLRLGRSALRFRFLGTTVQLPLSERTSLGELAGESAAMRAVFAVLERAAATDATVLLEGETGTGKSAAARTLHALGPRRDRPLVTIDCGAIPAGLLESELFGHERGAFTGAVAPRAGAFEEADGGTVFLDEIGELPLELQPKLLGVLENRALRRVGGNAPRPVDVRVVAATNRDLRAEVNAGRFREDLYFRLAVIKLALPPLRSRLEDLPLLARGLLEALGATPDQLARFTAPAFVASLRHNAWPGNVRELRNYLEQCLVFDDAVPPGADIDVASAAVAGEPGALAVDTSLPLAEARKRAIEAFERAYVAQLLREHGGKVAAAAAAAGVDRTYLYKLLRRYR; encoded by the coding sequence CACCCGGAGCACGAAGGTCCACGAGGTGGGGAGGGCGGCGGCGGGAGTCGTGCGCGGGTTCGCGCTCGAAGGAGTCGACGGCCCGAGCGCCGGGCTGGCGTTTCAGGCCGGCGGCGCGCGGGTGACGATCGGCGCGAATCCGTCGTGCGACGTCGTGCTCGACGACCCGACGGTGTCGCGGTTCCACTGCGAGATCGCGATCGACGGCGGGCGGGCGAGGGTGCGCGACCTCGGCAGCCGCAACGGCACGATCGTCGACGGGGTCGGCGTCGTCGACGCGTTCCTCAAAACCGGCAGCACGCTGCGGCTCGGCCGGTCGGCGCTGCGGTTCCGCTTTCTGGGCACGACCGTGCAGCTGCCGCTGTCGGAGCGGACGTCGCTCGGCGAGCTGGCCGGGGAGTCGGCGGCGATGCGCGCGGTGTTCGCGGTGCTCGAGCGGGCGGCGGCGACGGACGCGACGGTGCTGCTCGAGGGGGAGACCGGCACGGGCAAGAGCGCGGCGGCGCGCACGTTGCACGCGCTCGGCCCGCGCCGGGACCGGCCGCTGGTGACGATCGACTGCGGCGCCATCCCGGCGGGGCTGCTCGAGAGCGAGCTTTTCGGCCACGAGCGCGGCGCGTTCACCGGCGCGGTGGCGCCGCGCGCGGGCGCGTTCGAGGAGGCCGACGGAGGCACGGTGTTCCTCGACGAGATCGGGGAGCTTCCGTTGGAGCTGCAACCGAAACTGCTCGGCGTGCTCGAAAACCGCGCGCTGCGGCGGGTCGGCGGCAACGCGCCGCGGCCGGTGGACGTGCGCGTGGTGGCGGCGACCAACCGCGACCTGCGCGCGGAGGTCAACGCCGGCCGGTTTCGCGAAGACCTCTACTTTCGGCTCGCGGTGATCAAGCTGGCGCTGCCGCCGCTGCGCAGCCGGCTCGAGGACCTGCCGCTGCTCGCCCGCGGCCTGCTCGAGGCGCTCGGCGCGACGCCCGACCAGCTCGCGCGGTTCACCGCGCCGGCGTTCGTCGCGTCGCTGCGCCACAACGCGTGGCCCGGCAACGTCCGCGAGCTGCGCAACTACCTCGAGCAGTGCCTCGTGTTCGACGACGCGGTGCCGCCGGGCGCCGACATCGACGTGGCGTCGGCGGCGGTCGCGGGCGAGCCGGGGGCGCTGGCGGTCGACACGTCGCTGCCGCTGGCCGAGGCGCGCAAGCGCGCGATCGAGGCGTTCGAACGCGCGTACGTCGCCCAGCTGCTGCGCGAACACGGCGGCAAGGTCGCGGCGGCGGCCGCGGCGGCGGGGGTCGACCGCACGTATCTGTACAAGCTGCTCCGCCGCTACCGGTAG